In Gossypium raimondii isolate GPD5lz chromosome 12, ASM2569854v1, whole genome shotgun sequence, a single window of DNA contains:
- the LOC105762074 gene encoding L10-interacting MYB domain-containing protein yields the protein MTNFEKETGKGFSQRQLKNRWDALKKEWKAWKKLKGEDTGLGWNPIKRTVDTSDNWWESRLQVVPEAKKFRTLGIDPEFEGKLDQMFMGIVATGDKAWAPSSGTLRSDFF from the exons ATGACCAACTTTGAGAAAGAAACGGGCAAGGGTTTTTCACAAAGACAACTTAAAAATAGGTGGGATGCCctaaaaaaagaatggaaagcTTGGAAGAAACTTAAAGGCGAAGATACTGGTCTAGGGTGGAATCCTATCAAAAGAACTGTTGATACATCGGATAATTGGTGGGAGAGTAGGCTCCAG GTTGTGCCTGAAGctaaaaaatttagaacattGGGCATTGATCCTGAATTCGAAGGGAAGTTGGACCAAATGTTCATGGGGATAGTTGCAACAGGTGATAAAGCATGGGCACCTTCTTCTGGTACACTCCGTAGTGATTTTTTTTAG